The genomic stretch atgcaatgtccagaagtgttaagaatgattgtgtcacctctgaacatgtgaatttttattatgcactaaccctctaatgagttgtctcgagtttggtgtggaggaagttttcaaggatcaagagaggagtatgatgcaatatgatcaaggagagtgaaagctctaagcttggggatgccccggtggttcacccctgcatattctaagaagactcaagcgtctaagcttggggatgcccaaggcatccccttcttcatcgacaacattatcaggttcctcccctgaaactatatttttattccgtcacatcttatgtactttgcttggagcgtcggtttttttttgttttttgttttgtttgaataaaatggatcctagcattcactttatgggagagagacacgctccgctgtagcatatggacaagtatgtccttaggctctactcatagtattcatggcgaagtttcttcttcgttaaattgttatatggttggaattggaaaatgctacatgtagtaactctaaaatgtcttggataatttgatactcggcaattgttgtgctcatatttaagctcttgcatcatatactttgcacccattaatgaagaaatacttagagcttgctaatttggattgcatatttggtttctctagagtctagataacatctagtattgagttttgaacaacaaggaagacggtatggagtcttataatgtttacaatatgtcttttatgtgagttttgctgtaccgttcatccttgtgtttgtttcaaataaccttgctagcctaaaccttgtatcgagagggaatacttctcatgcatccaaaatccttgagccaaccactatgccatttgtgtccaccatacctacctactacatggtatttatccgccattccaaagtaaattgcttgagtgatacctttaaaattccatcattcacctttgcaatatatagctcatgggacaaatagcttaaaaactattgtggtattgaatatgtacttatgcactttatctcttattaagttgcttgttgtgcgataaccatgtttcggggacgccatcaactattctttgttggatatcatgtgagttgctatgcatgtccgtcttgtccgaagtaagagagatctaccaccttcatggttggagcatgcatattgttagagaagaactttgggccgctaactaaagccatgattcatggtggaagtttcagtttggacatatatcctcaatctcatatgagaataataattgttgccacatgcttatgcattaaagaggagtccattatctcgttgtccatgttgtcccggtatggatgtctaagttgagaataatcaaaagcgagaaatccaaaatgcgagctttctccttagacctttgtacaggtggcatggaggtaccccattgtgacacttggttaaaacatgtgcattgcaaagatccggtagtccaagctaattaggacaaggtgcgggcactattagtatactatgcatgagacttgcaacttgtaagatataactttcataactcatatgctttattactaccgttgacaaaattgtttcatgttttcaaaataaaagctctagcacaaatttctcctataaatgttgcaAGACTACCCAGCCATCTAGGGGGTCTTAGAGGGGCAAAACAATCTGGTTCGTTCGTTTCACCAGCCACAATCCCACTTTTCGCCACAGCCGTCGGATACGGTAACATTTTTCTCACCTTCTGCTTGTCTGATTAGGTCCATGACGAATGGGACCTAGCGTGTGTGGGGACGGCGAGCAGAGACAACGAGACCGCTCGTTCACGTCGCCTTTCTTCCCTCGTTTTCCTGTGCGGGCGTGCggtgggtgaaaaccctagatcaggGCGTGGTGAAAAGGTTCCCCAATCCGGTGCTCTCCTTTCCTCCCCAATCCTGTTTCTCCTTCCCAACGGCGACCTCTCTCCTGATCCCAATGGTGGCACGCCGCCTCTCCCAGAAATGGAGCCGGACGGGGACGACCGAGGTGGCAGGCCGGAAGAGGAGATGCAGGAGAGCGCACGAAGGTGGGCGGCAGCGCGGAGAGTGGtggcgccgcgagcgccgccttgaGGAGCTCTTCCACAGACGGCGGGGCttgatgaggatgggaggagtCCTGGCGGCCATGGATGAGAGGAAGGATGCGTGGAGTTCAGGGATGGAGCGTCGGCCGTCCCCCGTCGACCGGGTCGGCGGCAGAGTAGGCGCTTACGCGCGCCATCGATTTCGTCCAGCGGCGGAGAGAGGAAGCAAACGAGCGGCGACGGCTGGTGCGCGCGCCCTCGATTTCGTCCTCGGCACAGGCCTGAGGTTCGTCTTGCTTCTCCCTCCTCTCGTTCTCTCGTCTCTTCCTCTCCGTCTATCTCTCAATCTCTTTTCTCTCCCCCGATCCGCCAGCCGCCGCTGCTCTTCTCCCTGTCCGACTCCCTGTGACCGCCGGCCGTGGCTTGGGTCGCCGCAGACTCTCACTTGgacggtggaccccgaccacggagCTTGCTCCTGGATGGGATTGAGCTGCGCAAGGCTGGTAGCAGGATCCGGAGCCGCGCGGGACACCAGGGAGTCGCGCGACGCGTAAGGTCAACAATCTCTCTTCTCACGGCTTGAACTGATGGATGGTGCTAATTTGATGTTGCCTGCCATAATTTATGAAGGTGTCTTCAGGATCGATGATTCATCTACCGCAAGAAAATACGCAGATCGGTGCTTCGGTGGTGCTTCAGACAAGATGACATGAAAAGTCCTACTAATCAGAGTTCAGATATTTTTTAATCCCTCTATGCATGCTCTGGTGCGTGGTTCTCATCGAATCTTCAGGTTTCCATCTACTTGCAGGCAAACAAATTGGCAGAACTGCAGAAGTAGCTAAATTGGTCGGATCTAAAAAAAAAGACTTCTTCCTTGGATTTTACTTTGGACATATGTACGTTGGCATCTCCATCTTTGTTTTTATTCATCGGTTTGATCCACATGGTGGTGTTTGCATCATTGCTTAAGTTCTGGCCATGCATTTGTGCGTACATTATGATCAAATAGCTAACATAAATCAGATGGTTTGCTAAAGTTAATTACTTGGAGGGGGCTCTATTAATCCCTACTTCCTAATAGATGTCTAAAATTTTGCATAGTCTTGATTTCTTATTAAACTTATAACCCTTACTTTTCAATAGCTGACAAAATAAGCATGTCTGTTGCTTTGGTCTTTTCCTTTGCAGACCCGGCTGTTTATTTAGTAGTGTGTCGGATAGTGAGTTTTTTCCATTCTCAGTGCAGGTGTGAAAAAATTATTTTGTATTGCATTGGGTGTATATGCTGACTCCAACTCAAATCTGTAATCTCAAGGATGAATAGAGATGCAGTGAGAGAAAAAGTTCGTTTTGATTTCAGAATAGGTTTATATATTTTCCTCTTTTCATTTAAACCTACAACTTTATATATGGTCTGACAAATAATGTATGTGTCCGGTTCCAAATTCAGCTATCTAGCATTACTGCGACAGCCAAGAGCATGGGTGGAAGCAAGTCCATAAGTTGCTGCTATTTACAAAAGTCTTCATCTAATTCTTGTGATTTCTGCGCTTTACGTAAGTCAGAGCTACCGGGCCTGGAGAAATTCGCCGCGGTGCGCCAAGACCACCTTCGTCTCCGTCTACTTCTCAAACCTCATCCGGAAGgttcacccttcttcctttgtgtgtggttaatgagaatggaaatgcgTGTTTTTGGCGCTTTGATATGATCGATTTGCTTGTACCTGCGTTGTGTGTACTCTAATTGGGCTGATTTTCCCTGTAACATATAGTGATTCCGTGAACTTTTTGTTCCATCGTATTCTGTGCCCAGTCTGATCACTCTCTGAATTTGCGTACTGATTCACATCTATTTTGCCTTTGATTGGTGTCTAGGTAGTTTTCAGTAGAAAGTTCAAAGGAGTGTGCAAATTCTCCAATAATTTTATGGTGCGCTTACTTAAGCTGAAACATTTACTAATGTTGGTTCAGATCTATTTTGCATTTGCTTGACTAAAACTTGTGCTTCATGCATTGAAGAAGCACTACAGTTTTTGTTTTTCGCTTGATTCTTCCGAATGGACCCTACAAGGATTCCACGAATCAAATATAAGGATCCAAAGGACAAGTTAAATGCCACCTATGTAGAGCTTATGGATTTCCTGCATTGTAGCTCAGAGCAAATGTCCTAAACCAACACTCAATTTTCATTTATATCGGTAGCTCGGCTGGACACGGCAGCGGCGGTGGTAGGCACGACGGCGTTGGGGACGGCCCATGCGTGAACGCGGAGTAGCAGCAAGCTCTAGGTGCGAGCTCGTCCGTTGTACTTCGTTTCTGGAGGCGTTGGAGCGGAGCGCGCCTGGCTGAACAATGGTGCTCCCCTGCCGTCTCCCTCCGTTGGAGCTGCTGGTACTCGGTATTCCTCCCCTCTCTCCTATACTCCCCGCACGCCTCATGTCATCTCTCCTCACATGTTGTACTGCGAGTCCGTAGCAACTCCTGAGAGGAGACCAGATTCATGATGGATGGCTTTGGTATGATGCTAGCTTGGGAGATCCCACTCTATCGGATCAACAAATTACCATGGTGAGTAATTATAGACATATATATGACAGATTAGCCCTATGTCTGCTTCAATTTTGAACTGATTTGGTGCGCTGAATATTACAGGAGAGCATAGTGAAAGAAAGAGGAGATAGGATGGAATCATTGAGGCCATGAAGTTGTGATGGGTAGACATGTAAGTTTACCAATGATATGGTTAGGTCTATTTTTCTCTTGAGTATTCATATGTTAAATAACCCCATAGGTGAATGGCTGACCAACTTTTGGCAAAGATGCATATGTGTGGTTTTGATCTGTGTTCCCTTTGGCTTGTGATCATTTATGTGTATATTTATTTTGCTGCAGGTGGCAGAAAATAAAAAACAATGTTAAATAGCTATTTGGAATGCAAGGTTAGTATTGTCTCGCTCTACAAGATAATCTCTGTGTTCTGAGATAAACTTGAGTAATTTTTGTGATGTATGAATCACGATAGATGAAAATCGAGGACACGTCGATGCAACTTCCGGAGTATCTTGTTGATGAAGTTTTCATAACGTGGTTAGTTATTGGTTATATGAACATATAGCTTTTTTGTTGGGATATTCATATATGCATAACTGGAGAGGAACTATTCATTTGCCACTGTAACTTACCTATTGCTTGAAAGACAATCTCTCTTCTTTGCTTACTAGGAAGATGATACATTTCAGAACTTCCATAGCAAGAAGTGGTCAACAACCACGACATGCAGCCTTTTCTATGCCAAGGTCTGGTTCAATTGTTATTTGAGGTTCTTTATATCCTCATCATATTTCATGTACATCTATTAATTAGTGCTCGAAGGAGACTCGGGAGGTGTTTCACTATTATGAAATCTTTTATCATCGTGTTTGTTTATTGAACTATCTTTCAAAGCATGCTGATGCATTTAAACCTGTTGGTGCTTTCTCACAACCAGATGTGATAGATTTTGTACAACTATTTATTCGATAGGCTTGCTTCTGAGTATGTTGATCAATTCCGGAGCATTAagatttcagaaaaaaaaaatcacttcATATTATAGTGCATGTGCTCCTTGGCTCCAAGTTCAATTGGGGAGCCAAGACAAGTTGTTTATTTATTAATAGAGTTTCAGTACTTTGTATGTATAAATTTGACAAGAAAAgttcttattttattttaaagTTGCCTCCCAGATGATAGTTTATAGCTTATCTGGTTCATAAGGAACCATCAAGCATATTTGCCTTGTATTCATATTTCTGACGGTTGAtgtttttttgagagagagacaCTTGGATGGTTGGTGTTGTAGCAGCTTGATTTTGTTGACACTGAAGCTATAGGTTTcatttccgaatttgaacaaatcACCACAGTGAatggatattattttttacagtgCCAGTTTCTCTGTATGTTATTATTGGCATGATTAGGAAAACTGCATTGCAAAAAATCATAAACGATCCGAAACGCAGCACTCGTTTTTTGTCCCGCTTCGCGCCATCCTATCATAATTTGGGAATTGTTGAGACCTGTCATATTTTGCGGTTCCGGACTTCCAAGTACGGGAACCCCGATGCCGTGTGCTCCCCGCTGACCAATGCAAAGAAAAATGGGAAAGACTTGGTGGTAATCGACTGAATACATTCCTTTTTTAGTTACCTGACCATATATGAGCACTTATGGTTTTGTTAGTTTCTTAGGCATCTTGAAATCTTTCTGGAGATGAGAGCAAGTAAATAAACTTGCATATGTCTCTTTCTTGCTTTGAAACTTTAGCTACACTAGGTCGATTCTTATTATCTAAAGAGACACTGACCAATGAGTGTAGAATGAAAACTTTGAAATGTCAAGTCCTCCTACAGTCCTGTATATGCAAAGGGAAAAGTACAATGACGTTAAGTGGGTATTATGGATGAGCCAACGAGTGATTTTTCAGCCCGTGCCCCTTCCTCTTTGGATCTTTTTATACTTTTACATTTCAATCTAAAATACAATTACATAATGATAACTAAGCACACGATTATCTGTTTCTTAAGATAACCGGAGTAATGCAATTAAGTCTTGAAGTATTAtggctttaaacaattcaaatttTATATCAACGTGGCGATAAAACATGTTTTTAACTATCTATTTATGTTATTGTGACTAATCTCATTTCTTACCTGATTTGTTATTTCCTTATCTTCTTTCTTTGTTTCTAGGTTGTTACTTTGATCAATCTTGATGTAACAAGTTCGGTCGCTCGGTCGTCTATCCACCAGAGGTGAGAGAATCTAGATCGAACGAGGTCCTCAGTCCTGGCCtcgctcctcgctcctcctctcctctccaatGGCAGCCTCTCCTCTCTCCCCCTCGACTGGATGCGGGCCGCCGGTCGCGGGCGTCGCCGTGCGAAGAGCAGGTGGAGCAGGTGGGAGCATGTTATCTATGTGAGGTCTCCTCTCACTCTCTCAGGTAGTACAAGGATACTTTATTTGGTAGCATCATGTGTATTTTCCTTGTGCATATCATTCTATGTTTCACTGCCAATGCATATTCTTATTTTAGTCATCTGTAACATTCTTCTTTTTCTTATAATTGATTTGGTTTTCCACATTCTTTGCTGCAATTTTTCATAGATACACATGGAGGTACCAGGAAAAGCTTTTGATATGCGCATGAACCTCATTTTTATCCGCGCTCCCTTCTAAGGAGTCCCCAGTTCAGAACAAAATGAAGGAATGAAAAAGGTAACCAGCAACGGAATTTATCCGCATCTATCATCTCTCTAAACCAATGTGATCCAGCCTAACGTTTGTTCTTTGTAAGTAGTTGCATATATCTTGCGCCTTCCAGGTTTTGCTTCTACATGATTTTTGCTTGACATAGTTCCTctgttcttcttttcttttgtacTCATGGAAGCATGGCCGCTGACTTTCGTAACGCTCAGAGAGTTGTGGTTGGTAACATCGCAGGAAAGGTATAAGTCATCTCTCCCGCGTTGAATTTATTTGTAATTGTGCAGCTGGTCTGCAGTGATAATTATGATTTAAGTTTCTGGATGCGTAGTTCAAAATTTAGTAATAGTAGCGACAATGAGGATGTTGCCTATATATTCTTACATTCAGCTGCAAAAAGAATTACTTGGTCCTTTTGGAAAAACAGTGTATTAATAGCTTTTTTATGTTATTTCTTTTTTGCGGGGCCGTATGTTACTTTAAGTGGGGTGTAAATATTGCAATTCTACAACAAGGTAATGTCAGCTCGTGTAACAATTAACTGGTGGTCTTGACCTCACTGCCCTCCCCGTGGCCATGGATGGGGATGGTGCCCTCCACCTCATGCCCTCCCCGTGGCCTCTGCGCTAGATTGGTGCCGATCAATTGACCTGTGGCATCCATTATGCTGCAAGGAGATCCCTCTCTCATGACTCATCTAATCTCGTGTTATCACTATGTGAAAAGGTAATAGAATGAATCTTCTGCCCAGGTCTAATTTACATGAGTTGTAGTAGCCATGTGGCAGCCTCCGAATCTAGCATGGACTGGAGTTAAAGTAGTGGATTTTTATATTTGCATTGCAGGCTAGATGAATAAGATTGACTCGTGTCTTTATTATTCCCTGTGATATGAGACAATATGCTCAATTATTGCTAATTTATAAAGTGCAATTCTTCTTTTATTTATAAGAATATGGTGACTAAAACATAGGCCTGGATAAATAAATGTGAGGTCTTCATTATTTTTCTTTATCCTCTGAACTGCTGCAATTTTTTTAGAGATGCTTAGGCTACATGTACTCTAATTCCAGATAGTGAGTTTTCTCAGTATTTTCTTTTTAAAAATGATGGGAAGAACTAATATTATCTGCGTTACAATATAGGTTCCATCGGGAAATTTAGTTCATAGTGAATGTGCCGATTATCCCAATCATTTTAGGACCAACCCTCGTATATGCGTAAGTGACACACCCTTTCTAATTCCATATCGATTCTAGCACTCAGCTTGGCACTCAGCTACACGAATATGTTTCAAATAGGCACTCACCTGCAcgaatacttgctcaaatgagtaATTTGGGAATTGATCTTACATTCAACAGAAGTGCGATTCATTTCCAAAGGGAATGCGATGCTTTGTTATGCTGTAACTCATGATTTTCCTATGTAATATATGCAGGTTTCAATCTCAAGTCGTTCCATCATTTTACATCAAGTTCCTGTAGGACACGTTGGGGTAGGAGGTGCTCTTTTGAAAACCAACACTGCAGGTAGTTTTTTGTTCAAATGTTTCTTGGCTTTATTTTCTGTTTGATTGCCTTTTCATCTGAAgttgtcatttattattattacccAGTTTGAGTCACTACAGGTTACACTCTGTAATACCCTTTTTTAGCGTATGATACCTAAATTCCTGATGATTTGTTTTTTGCTTCCTCTGAAATCCGCTACTGCTCATCCGTAAATTATGAGGTTGTTTAACTGTTTCAATCAATCTATTGTGTTGGTAGCTCAGCCTTGATGGTTCGGATCAAGTACACACCAACTTCGGTGTTGCGACTATTAAGACATCAGCTTGCACAAtttattattgatgcttgtcgaGTAGGAGATAAAAGAAATTAAGTCTCATGTCCGTAGGAGATAAAAGAAAGATTTTGCCTATATGGAATTAACCATCATTCTTCCTCATTCCACTTCGTTACGGGGAAGCCTGTATTTTGGCTCACCTGAAAGTACACAATCCAGCA from Lolium rigidum isolate FL_2022 chromosome 4, APGP_CSIRO_Lrig_0.1, whole genome shotgun sequence encodes the following:
- the LOC124646762 gene encoding uncharacterized protein LOC124646762, with protein sequence MHQSYRAWRNSPRCAKTTFVSVYFSNLIRKVSISSRSIILHQVPVGHVGVGGALLKTNTAELGAAGPREIHCVEPRPPASPSICPVAKSRQPHPEGWSHFE